In a single window of the Raphanus sativus cultivar WK10039 chromosome 9, ASM80110v3, whole genome shotgun sequence genome:
- the LOC130500394 gene encoding indole glucosinolate O-methyltransferase 1-like, translating into MANQLLKPLTNSPKPALTKEEDSEEMVALQAERMVYSLSFPMVFKAALELGVIDTLASVADGTWLSPSEIASRLPTKPTNPEAPMLLDRMLRLLASHSVFKCRVVETGKTERVYAAEPVCKLFLKDSDGSGSLLSFFMLCQNHVIFKSLSHLKDVILEGKDAFVSAHGMRAFEYLGSDKQFAEMFNLAMSDFSTLVMKKILEVYKGFKDVDTLVDVGGGVGTVLGLVTSKYPHIKGINFDLASVVANAPRYPGVQHVAGDMLIEVPKGDAIFMKWVFHAWDDENCIKILKNCWSSLPEKGKVIVVEMVIPKELKSDDCSSNIGLTVDMFMLSLRGSGGVRTLSQYEALAYASGFRRCEFICRSFSFSLMEFHK; encoded by the exons ATGGCAAACCAACTTCTCAAACCCTTAACCAACTCTCCTAAACCGGCTCTGACCAAAGAAGAAGATTCTGAAGAAATGGTTGCCTTGCAAGCCGAGAGGATGGTGTACTCCTTGTCATTCCCAATGGTTTTCAAAGCTGCCTTGGAGCTAGGAGTCATCGACACGTTGGCTTCCGTTGCAGACGGCACGTGGCTCTCGCCTTCCGAGATAGCGTCTCGTCTCCCTACCAAACCCACCAACCCCGAGGCTCCGATGCTGCTGGACCGGATGTTGCGTTTACTCGCCAGCCACTCGGTCTTCAAATGTCGTGTGGTTGAAACCGGGAAGACCGAAAGGGTTTACGCAGCCGAACCGGTTTGCAAGTTGTTCTTGAAAGATAGTGATGGCTCGGGTTCTCTCTTGTCTTTCTTTATGTTGTGCCAAAACCATGTCATATTCAAGTCTTT gTCGCATCTTAAGGATGTGATATTAGAAGGAAAAGATGCATTTGTTTCTGCCCATGGCATGAGGGCCTTTGAATACTTGGGTTCCGATAAACAATTTGCTGAGATGTTTAACCTAGCAATGTCGGACTTTTCGACCCTGGTCATGAAGAAGATTCTAGAAGTTTACAAAGGATTCAAGGATGTTGACACATTGGTGGATGTTGGAGGAGGAGTTGGAACAGTACTAGGTCTAGTCACTTCCAAGTATCCTCATATCAAGGGCATTAACTTCGATTTAGCATCGGTTGTAGCCAATGCCCCTCGTTATCCCg GAGTGCAACATGTGGCTGGAGACATGCTTATAGAAGTTCCAAAGGGAGATGCTATTTTCATGAAA TGGGTGTTTCATGCTTGGGACGACGAGAACTGCATTAAAATCCTGAAGAACTGTTGGTCGAGTCTTCCAGAGAAAGGAAAAGTGATAGTCGTAGAGATGGTTATACCAAAAGAATTAAAGAGTGACGACTGTTCTTCTAACATTGGGCTCACTGTAGACATGTTCATGTTATCACTACGTGGGAGTGGTGGAGTAAGGACTCTTTCTCAATACGAGGCTTTAGCTTACGCTTCAGGCTTTCGTCGTTGTGAGTTCATTTGCCGTTCCTTTTCGTTCTCTCTTATGGAGTTCCACAAATAG
- the LOC130499755 gene encoding secreted RxLR effector protein 161-like translates to MHNPKVSHGVALKQVLRYLRGTTKLGLVYEKAKVMRLEGFSDASHNIDDDDGRSTTGHLFYLNDCLITWCSQKQETVALSSCEAEFMAATEAAKQAIWLQELLEEIDGRASDRVVIKLDNKSAIALTKNHVFHGRSKHIHKRYHFIRECIENELVDIQHVPGTE, encoded by the coding sequence ATGCATAATCCAAAGGTATCTCATGGTGTGGCGCTAAAACAGGTGCTAAGGTACTTAAGAGGAACAACGAAGTTGGGACTTGTATACGAGAAAGCAAAGGTTATGCGACTGGAGGGGTTCAGTGATGCAAGTCACAACATCGACGATGATGATGGTCGAAGTACTACGGGCCACTTGTTCTATCTGAATGATTGTTTGATAACTTGGTGCTCACAAAAACAGGAAACAGTGGCGTTGTCATCGTGTGAGGCTGAGTTTATGGCTGCAACCGAGGCTGCAAAGCAAGCCATATGGCTTCAGGAGTTGCTGGAAGAAATCGATGGAAGAGCAAGTGATCGAGTGGTGATAAAGCTGGATAATAAGTCTGCCATAGCACTTACTAAAAACCATGTGTTCCATGGCAGGAGTAAACACATCCACAAACGCTACCATTTTATTAGAGAGTGCATTGAAAATGAGTTGGTCGACATTCAACACGTGCCGGGAACAGAATAG
- the LOC130500396 gene encoding filament-like plant protein 1, producing MEKGKSESSERSFGESDSVVSSQSDIQPESTMETHEDETKQPEEASLEVETEKEDLKDSIRTLTEKLSAALANVSAKDDLVNQHVKVAEEAVAGWEKAENEAVELKEKLEAADENKRVLEDRVSHLDGALKECVRQLRQARDEQEQRIQDAVTEKTRELQASKTDLEGELLEAATKSEELATMAESVARENVMLRHELIARCEELEIRTIERDLSTQAAETASKQQLDVIKKVAKLEAECRKLRTMLSSKSSFNNDHRSTDSHSDASCSESGASTTVIEKRSLQGTASSSAIEIDLMGDFLEMERLVALPETPPSGKSGPESVTEEAVVVLTDNSLAAEIEALTGRNKELEEKLEKLEAEKGELESEVKCCREVENTLRYELDAIVCDKVELESKLEKLKVEKDKLESKVESEREVESTLRFELEAMVSDKLELESKLEKLEAERGELESKVKSDKEVVSTLRLDLEATVSDKVELENKLNKLEAEKDALRVELEGIVCAKAEVENKLEKVEVEKAELQISYDVIKDKYKESQVCLQDIETKLEEIQREMKLANELKTEVETQIESMEAEAEGNQKKIECLEEEVRKERLASDELRRKCEALEEEVTLHQESAVGQPKIKQEDMATAAGKLANCQKTIASLGKQLQSLATLEDFLVDTASIPVAATNGVSNSTESWRVHKNDTYMASMKPTKETSSSDTASSNRGSSEKNRNGFAKVFTRSKDGIHLVI from the exons ATGGAGAAAGGCAAGAGTGAGTCATCTGAGAGAAGCTTTGGTGAATCAGACTCTGTAGTCTCTTCACAATCTGACATTCAA CCTGAGAGTACAATGGAGACTCATGAAGATGAGACAAAACAACCTGAGGAGGCTTCTCTTGAAGTGGAAACTGAGAAAGAAGATTTGAAAGATAGCATCAGGACTCTAACTGAGAAGCTCTCAGCTGCTCTTGCTAATGTGAGTGCTAAGGATGATCTGGTGAACCAACACGTCAAAGTAGCTGAAGAAGCTGTCGCTG GATGGGAGAAAGCTGAGAACGAAGCTGTGGAGTTAAAGGAGAAGCTCGAAGCTGCGGATGAGAACAAGAGAGTGTTGGAAGATAGAGTGAGCCATCTCGACGGAGCTCTCAAGGAGTGTGTCAGACAGCTACGCCAAGCGAGAGACGAGCAAGAGCAGAGGATCCAAGACGCTGTCACCGAGAAGACGCGAGAGCTGCAAGCTTCTAAAACCGACCTCGAAGGGGAGCTTCTCGAAGCTGCAACCAAGTCCGAGGAGCTTGCAACAATGGCCGAATCCGTGGCTAGAGAAAACGTGATGCTGAGACACGAGCTCATCGCTCGTTGCGAGGAGCTGGAGATCAGAACGATAGAGAGAGATCTGAGCACGCAGGCGGCTGAGACCGCTAGCAAGCAGCAGCTGGATGTGATCAAGAAAGTGGCGAAGCTAGAGGCTGAGTGTAGGAAGCTTAGGACGATGTTGTCGTCTAAATCTTCGTTTAATAATGATCATCGGTCTACAGATAGTCATTCAGATGCGAGCTGCTCTGAGTCAGGTGCATCAACCACGGTTATTGAGAAGAGAAGCCTTCAGGgaactgcttcttcttctgccaTTGAGATTGATCTCATGGGTGATTTTCTTGAGATGGAACGACTTGTAGCTTTGCCTGAGACTCCACCAAGCGGTAAGAGTGGACCTGAGTCTGTCACAGAAGAAGCTGTTGTTGTTCTAACGGATAACTCGTTGGCTGCTGAGATAGAAGCGTTGACTGGCCGGAATAAAGAACTTGAAGAGAAGTTGGAGAAGTTAGAAGCTGAGAAAGGTGAGCTAGAAAGCGAAGTCAAGTGTTGCAGAGAAGTGGAGAACACACTTAGATATGAGCTGGACGCTATCGTATGTGATAAAGTGGAGCTGGAAAGTAAGCTGGAGAAGTTGAAAGTAGAGAAAGATAAGCTTGAAAGCAAAGTTGAATCTGAGAGAGAAGTGGAGAGCACGTTGAGATTCGAGCTTGAAGCAATGGTTAGTGATAAACTGGAGCTGGAAAGTAAGCTAGAAAAGTTAGAAGCAGAGAGAGGTGAGCTTGAAAGCAAAGTTAAAAGTGATAAAGAAGTGGTGAGCACTCTGAGACTTGACCTTGAAGCTACAGTTAGTGATAAAGTAGAGCTGGAGAATAAGTTAAACAAGTTAGAAGCAGAGAAAGATGCACTGAGAGTTGAGCTTGAAGGCATAGTTTGTGCTAAAGCGGAGGTGGAGAACAAGTTGGAGAAGGTGGAGGTTGAGAAAGCTGAGCTGCAGATATCTTATGACGTAATCAAAGACAAGTACAAAGAATCTCAAGTTTGTCTACAAGATATTGAGACAAAGCTAGAGGAGATACAGAGGGAGATGAAACTGGCTAATGAATTAAAAACAGAAGTTGAGACACAGATAGAATCCATGGAAGCAGAGGCAGAGGGTAATCAGAAGAAGATTGAGTGTTTGGAAGAAGAGGTGAGAAAGGAAAGGTTAGCTTCTGATGAGCTTAGAAGAAAATGTGAGGCTCTTGAAGAAGAAGTCACTCTCCATCAAGAAAGCGCTGTAGGACAACCAAAGATCAAacag GAAGACATGGCAACAGCTGCAGGGAAACTAGCAAACTGTCAGAAGACAATAGCTTCGTTGGGGAAACAGTTACAGTCTCTGGCGACGCTTGAAGACTTCTTGGTCGATACAGCGAGCATTCCAGTGGCTGCTACTAATGGTGTAAGCAACAGCACAGAGAGTTGGAGAGTACACAAGAATGATACTTACATGGCAAGCATGAAACCTACCAAAGAAACATCATCTTCTGATACTGCTTCATCAAACAGAGGGAGTTCTGAGAAGAACCGGAACGGATTTGCCAAAGTGTTTACTCGGAGTAAAGATGGGATACATTTGGTGATTTAG
- the LOC108827435 gene encoding uncharacterized protein LOC108827435: MEKMISGDGLVKMISCKHAMRELIRDLSLSYENEMLAKSSHTDSSSPVDLFVNQIKEWTEGNEDSSLLEAIYEPLMRLQN; this comes from the exons ATGGAGAAGATGATATCTGGAGATGGGTTAGTGAAGATGATATCTT GTAAACATGCGATGCGGGAACTAATAAGAGATTTGTCTTTAAGTTATGAGAATGAG ATGCTCGCTAAATCTTCTCACACTGACTCATCTTCACCTGTTGATCTTTTTGTTAACCAGATCAAG GAATGGACTGAGGGGAATGAGGATAGTTCCCTACTTGAAGCAATCTACGAGCCCTTGATGAG GTTACAAAACTAG